Proteins from a single region of Schistocerca gregaria isolate iqSchGreg1 chromosome 3, iqSchGreg1.2, whole genome shotgun sequence:
- the LOC126355712 gene encoding uncharacterized protein LOC126355712 has product MRGSFTGHGGVLNRAARGGVSQGTGEFGTVRHGGKFHRTQGSLEQCGARGSFTGHVGVWNSAARGGVSQDTGEFGTVRREGEFHRTQGSLEQCGARGSFTGHGGVWNSGARGGVSQDTGEFRTVRHEGKFHRTRGSLEQCGARGSFTGHGGVWNSAARGGVSQDTGEFGTVRREGEFHRTRGSLEQWSARGSFTGHRGVWNSAARGGVSQVTGEFGTVEREGEFHRTQGSLEQCGTRGSFTGHGGVWNSAARGGVSQDTGEFGTDTGEFGTVRREGEFHRTQGSLEQCGTRGSFTGHGGVWNSAARGGVSQDTGEFGTVRREGEFHRTRGSLEQCGARGSFTGHRGVWNSAARGEVSQDTGEFGTVRREGEFHRTRGSLEQCGTRGSFTGHGGVWNSAARGGVSQDTGEFGTVRHEGKFHRTRGSLEQCGARGSFTGHGGVWNSAARGGVSQDTGEFGTVRREGEFHRTQGSLEQCGTRGSFTGHGGVWNSAARGGVSQDTGEFGTVEREGEFHRTRGSLEQCGTRGSFTGHGGVWNSAARGGVSQVTGEFGTVEREGEFHRTQGSLEQCGTRGSFTGHGGVWNSAARGGVSQDTGEFGTVRREGEFHRTRGSLEQWSARGSFTGHGGV; this is encoded by the exons atgaggggaagtttcacaggacacgggggagttttgaaccgtgcggcgcgagggggagtttcacagggcacgggggagtttggaacagtgcggcacggggggaagtttcacaggacacaggggagtttggaacagtgcggcgcgaggggcagtttcacaggacacgtgggagtttggaacagtgcggcgcgagggggagtttcacaggacacgggggagtttggaacagtgcggcgcgagggggagtttcacaggacacaggggagtttggaacagtgcggcgcgagggggagtttcacaggtcacgggggagtttggaacagtggagcgcgagggggagtttcacaggacacgggggagtttagAACAGTGCGGCACGAggggaagtttcacaggacacgggggagtttggaacagtgcggcgcgagggggagtttcacaggacacgggggagtttggaacagtgcggcgcgagggggagtttcacaggacacaggggagtttggaacagtgcggcgcgagggggagtttcacaggacacgggggagtttggaacagtggagcgcgagggggagtttcacaggacacaggggagtttggaacagtgcggcgcgagggggagtttcacaggtcacgggggagtttggaacagtggagcgcgagggggagtttcacaggacacaggggagtttggaacagtgcggcacgaggggaagtttcacaggacacgggggagtttggaacagtgcggcgcgagggggagtttcacaggacacgggggagtttggaaca gacacgggggagtttggaacagtgcggcgcgagggggagtttcacaggacacaggggagtttggaacagtgcggcacgaggggaagtttcacaggacacgggggagtttggaacagtgcggcgcgagggggagtttcacaggacacgggggagtttggaacagtgcggcgcgagggggagtttcacaggacacgggggagtttggaacagtgcggcgcgagggggagtttcacaggacacaggggagtttggaacagtgcggcacgaggggaagtttcacaggacacgggggagtttggaacagtgcggcgcgagggggagtttcacaggacacgtgggagtttggaacagtgcggcacgaggggaagtttcacaggacacgggggagtttggaacagtgcggcgcgagggggagtttcacaggacacaggggagtttggaacagtgcggcacgaggggaagtttcacaggacacgggggagtttggaacagtgcggcgcgagggggagtttcacaggacacgggggagtttggaacagtgcggcgcgagggggagtttcacaggacacgggggagtttggaacagtgcggcgcgagggggagtttcacaggacacaggggagtttggaacagtgcggcacgaggggaagtttcacaggacacgggggagtttggaacagtgcggcgcgagggggagtttcacaggacacaggggagtttggaacagtggagcgcgagggggagtttcacaggacacgggggagtttagAACAGTGCGGCACGAGGGGAAGTTTCACAGggcacgggggagtttggaacagtgcggcgcgagggggagtttcacaggtcacgggggagtttggaacagtggagcgcgagggggagtttcacaggacacaggggagtttggaacagtgcggcacgaggggaagtttcacaggacacgggggagtttggaacagtgcggcgcgagggggagtttcacaggacacgggggagtttggaacagtgcggcgcgagggggagtttcacaggacacgggggagtttggaacagtggagcgcgagggggagtttcacaggacacgggggagtttag